From a single Papaver somniferum cultivar HN1 unplaced genomic scaffold, ASM357369v1 unplaced-scaffold_19, whole genome shotgun sequence genomic region:
- the LOC113339068 gene encoding protein NUCLEAR FUSION DEFECTIVE 4-like, translating into MVFAGGGGGGFGKADVIPFAVQVLRGRWFMLFSSFLIMGSAGATYVFGIYSKEIKTVLGYDQKTLNLLGFFKDLGTTIGVLSGLLAEVAPPWFTLLVGAALNFTGYFMLWLSVAGKVSKPHIWQMCLYICMGANSQNFANTSVLVTCVKNFPENRGSMMGLLKGFTGLSGAVMTQIYLAIYGNDSKSLILLIAWLPAVISIFFVGFIRLMKVVRGIDERKVFFNYLYISISLAVFIMIMIIVEKQHPFSHGGYVTTGTIVCFLLFLPLAITIQQEFILWNRKQEDIKSPPTAVKIESPSEAVVSQSSLKIIDSDKPQKTEVSCFSNVFSPPARGEDYTILQALLSIDMLMLFFATFCGMGTTLTAMDNLGQIGESLGYPTHAISTFVSLVSIWNYFGRVGSGFFSEILLSKWKVPRPLVMASILLLSCIGFLIVAFPFPGSIYLASVITGFCYGAELLLLYTIISELFGLKYYATLFNCGMLASPLGSYVFNVRVAGVLYDNEALKQLQIKGLRRETGDDLTCIGTQCFRVAFLILTAVAFSGALTTLYLVIRTRKFYQGDIYKKYREEAITNTDETDMVSFKDSNTKK; encoded by the coding sequence ATGGTTTTtgccggtggtggtggtggtggttttggCAAAGCGGATGTTATCCCATTCGCTGTGCAAGTACTTCGTGGGAGATGGTTTATGCTGTTCAGTTCTTTTCTCATTATGGGAAGTGCTGGTGCAACTTATGTCTTTGGTATTTACTCCAAAGAGATCAAAACAGTTCTTGGTTACGATCAAAAAACACTTAATTTGCTTGGTTTTTTCAAGGATCTTGGAACTACTATTGGAGTTCTCTCTGGTTTGCTTGCTGAGGTAGCTCCACCCTGGTTTACACTTCTTGTTGGTGCTGCTCTGAACTTCACTGGTTACTTCATGTTATGGCTCTCGGTCGCCGGAAAGGTTTCTAAACCCCATATCTGGCAAATGTGTTTGTATATTTGTATGGGTGCCAATTCTCAAAATTTTGCAAACACTAGTGTGCTTGTAACTTGTGTCAAGAACTTCCCTGAGAACAGAGGAAGCATGATGGGTCTGTTAAAGGGATTCACCGGCTTAAGTGGAGCTGTCATGACTCAAATCTATTTAGCGATATATGGTAATGATTCTAAGTCTCTAATCCTCCTTATAGCTTGGCTCCCTGCTGTTATATCGATTTTCTTTGTCGGATTCATCCGGTTGATGAAAGTTGTTCGAGGTATAGACGAGAGAAAGGTTTTCTTTAATTATCTCTACATTTCAATCTCATTGGCTGTATTCATAATGATTATGATCATAGTTGAGAAACAGCATCCATTTTCTCATGGCGGATATGTTACTACCGGAACAATTGTTTGTTTCTTGCTGTTTCTTCCTCTTGCTATAACAATTCAGCAAGAGTTTATTCTTTGGAATCGAAAGCAAGAAGACATCAAATCCCCACCAACAGCAGTGAAAATTGAGAGTCCCTCAGAAGCTGTAGTCTCGCAAAGTTCTCTGAAAATTATAGATTCAGATAAACCCCAAAAAACAGAAGTTTCTTGTTTCTCAAATGTGTTCAGCCCTCCGGCGAGAGGTGAAGACTATACCATATTGCAGGCATTATTGAGCATTGATATGTTAATGCTTTTCTTTGCGACCTTTTGCGGAATGGGAACCACTCTTACTGCGATGGATAACTTGGGTCAGATTGGAGAATCTCTAGGTTACCCAACTCATGCCATCAGTACATTCGTATCGCTTGTTAGTATTTGGAATTATTTTGGAAGAGTTGGCTCAGGTTTCTTCTCCGAAATCCTTCTCTCCAAGTGGAAAGTTCCTAGACCACTAGTAATGGCTTCCATTCTTCTGTTATCCTGCATTGGTTTCTTAATAGTCGCGTTCCCGTTTCCTGGTTCCATCTACCTTGCTTCAGTCATCACCGGCTTTTGTTACGGAGCTGAATTGCTTCTGCTTTACACCATCATTTCCGAACTATTTGGTCTCAAATACTACGCAACTTTGTTCAACTGCGGGATGTTGGCCAGTCCCCTTGGATCTTACGTGTTCAATGTAAGAGTTGCAGGGGTATTATACGACAACGAAGCGTTGAAGCAATTGCAGATTAAAGGTCTTAGAAGAGAAACAGGGGATGATTTGACTTGTATTGGAACGCAGTGTTTCAGAGTCGCGTTTCTTATATTAACAGCAGTGGCATTTTCTGGCGCCCTCACTACACTTTATTTGGTCATCAGAACACGTAAATTCTACCAAGGCGACATATACAAGAAGTACAGAGAAGAAGCCATTACTAACACTGATGAAACTGATATGGTTTCGTTCAAAGATAGCAACACCAAAAAGTGA
- the LOC113339082 gene encoding protein NUCLEAR FUSION DEFECTIVE 4-like, translating into MAFSGGGGRFGKADVVPFTVQVLRGRWFMLFSAFLIMGSAGAAYVFGIYSKEIKKVLGYDQKTLNLLGFFKDLGTTIGVLSGLLAEVAPPWFTLLVGAGLNFTGYFMLWLSVAGKVSKPHVWQMCLYICMGANSQNFANTSVLVTCVKNFPENRGSMMGLLKGFTGLSGAVMTQIYLSIYGDDPKSLILLIAWLPAAISIVFVGFIRLMKVVRVQGINEMKVFFNYLYISIALAIFIMIMTITQKQHPFSHGAYVSTGTIVCFLLFLPIAITVQQEFIIWNQNQEDLKSPPTAVKIESFSEAVVPKSSPEILEADKPKKPEVSCFSNIFSPPARGEDYTILQALFSIDMLMLFFATFCGMGTTLTAMDNLGQIGESLGYHTRAISTFVSLVSIWNYFGRVGSGFFSEFLLTKWKVPRPLVMASVLLLSCVGFLIVAFPFPGSIYLASVITGFCYGAELLLLYTIISELFGLKYYATLFNVGMLASPLGSYVFNVKVAGVLYDNEALKQLGIKGLTRKEGDDLTCIGTQCFREAFLILTAVAFSGALTTLYLVVRTRKFYQGDIYKKYREEAITTKTDETDMVSFKDSNTK; encoded by the coding sequence ATGGCTTTTTCCGGTGGTGGTGGCCGCTTTGGCAAAGCGGATGTGGTTCCATTCACTGTGCAAGTACTTCGTGGGAGATGGTTTATGTTGTTCAGTGCTTTTCTCATTATGGGAAGCGCTGGTGCAGCTTACGTCTTTGGTATTTActcaaaagaaatcaaaaaagttCTTGGTTACGATCAAAAGACCCTTAATTTGCTTGGTTTCTTCAAGGACCTCGGAACTACTATTGGGGTTCTGTCTGGTTTGCTTGCTGAGGTAGCTCCACCATGGTTTACACTTCTAGTTGGTGCTGGACTGAATTTTACTGGTTACTTCATGTTATGGCTCTCTGTTGCTGGTAAGGTGTCCAAACCTCATGTCTGGCAGATGTGTTTGTATATTTGTATGGGTGCCAATTCTCAAAATTTCGCAAACACTAGTGTGCTTGTCACCTGTGTCAAGAACTTCCCTGAGAACAGAGGAAGCATGATGGGTCTGTTGAAGGGATTCACCGGCCTGAGTGGAGCTGTCATGACTCAAATCTACCTTTCCATTTACGGTGATGATCCTAAATCTCTAATCCTCCTTATAGCTTGGCTCCCTGCTGCTATATCCATCGTCTTTGTTGGCTTTATTCGGTTGATGAAAGTTGTTCGAGTTCAAGGTATAAACGAAATGAAAGTGTTCTTCAACTATCTCTACATCTCCATCGCGTTAGCTATATTCATAATGATTATGACCATAACTCAGAAACAGCATCCATTTTCTCATGGTGCATATGTTTCGACCGGAACAATTGTTTGTTTCTTGCTTTTTCTTCCTATTGCTATAACAGTTCAACAAGAGTTTATTATTTGGAATCAAAATCAGGAGGACCTGAAATCCCCACCTACAGCAGTTAAAATTGAGAGTTTCTCAGAAGCTGTGGTACCGAAGAGTTCACCGGAAATTTTAGAAGCAGATAAACCCAAAAAACCAGAAGTCTCTTGCTTTTCGAATATTTTCAGCCCTCCTGCAAGAGGTGAGGATTATACCATATTGCAGGCGTTATTTAGTATTGACATGTTAATGCTTTTCTTTGCGACTTTTTGTGGAATGGGCACCACTCTTACTGCCATGGATAACTTGGGACAAATCGGAGAATCTCTGGGTTATCATACTCGTGCCATAAGTACTTTCGTATCTCTTGTTAGCATTTGGAATTACTTTGGGCGAGTTGGTTCGGGTTTTTTCTCGGAATTCCTTCTCACGAAATGGAAAGTTCCCAGACCACTTGTAATGGCTTCCGTTCTTCTCTTATCCTGCGTTGGTTTTCTAATTGTTGCATTCCCGTTTCCTGGTTCAATCTACCTGGCTTCGGTTATTACTGGCTTTTGTTACGGAGCTGAATTGCTTCTGCTTTACACCATCATTTCGGAACTATTTGGTCTCAAATACTATGCAACTTTGTTCAATGTCGGGATGTTGGCGAGTCCCCTCGGATCATACGTTTTCAACGTAAAGGTTGCAGGGGTATTATACGACAATGAAGCATTGAAGCAATTGGGGATTAAAGGCCTCACCAGAAAAGAAGGGGATGATTTGACTTGTATCGGAACACAGTGTTTCAGAGAAGCTTTTCTTATATTAACAGCTGTGGCATTCTCCGGTGCCCTTACTACACTTTATTTGGTCGTCAGAACACGTAAATTCTACCAAGGAGACATATACAAGAAGTACAGAGAAGAAGCCATTACTACTAAGACAGATGAAACTGATATGGTTTCGTTCAAAGATAGCAACACCAAGTAG